The Thiosulfativibrio zosterae genome has a window encoding:
- a CDS encoding electron transport complex subunit E, whose protein sequence is MTELTQPSFLKMKLAEYQKIAESGLWSNNQALVALLGLCPLLAVTNNTVNGIGLGLATMAVLLVSNVLVSLIRDYVSDEIRIPVFIAIIASAVTIIDLLMNAYLHTLHGILGIFIPLIVTNCAILGRAEAYASKNPVDKAIVDALFMGLGFALILVLLGAVRELIGNGTLFDQMDLMFGEGAKNMTFYLSEDFHPVLLAILPPGAFIALGLFVAAKNAIELRKAEKKQNALGIQVAVNPIK, encoded by the coding sequence ATGACTGAACTCACACAACCCAGCTTTTTAAAAATGAAATTGGCGGAATATCAAAAAATTGCCGAAAGCGGACTTTGGTCTAATAACCAAGCCTTAGTTGCTTTACTGGGACTCTGCCCATTGCTCGCTGTCACCAACAATACCGTTAATGGTATCGGGTTAGGCTTAGCGACCATGGCGGTTTTATTGGTATCAAATGTTTTGGTGTCGTTGATTCGTGATTATGTCTCAGATGAAATTCGCATTCCTGTTTTCATTGCAATTATTGCCTCAGCAGTGACCATTATTGATTTATTGATGAACGCTTATCTGCATACCTTACATGGCATTTTAGGGATCTTTATTCCACTCATCGTGACCAACTGCGCCATTCTTGGGCGTGCAGAAGCCTATGCCTCCAAAAACCCAGTGGATAAAGCCATAGTTGACGCGCTCTTTATGGGGCTGGGATTTGCACTCATTTTAGTATTGCTTGGCGCTGTGCGTGAGTTGATCGGCAACGGCACCTTGTTTGACCAGATGGACTTGATGTTTGGTGAAGGTGCCAAAAACATGACCTTCTATTTGAGCGAAGATTTTCACCCTGTTTTATTAGCGATTTTACCGCCGGGCGCTTTCATAGCACTGGGTCTATTTGTGGCAGCTAAAAATGCCATTGAACTGCGTAAAGCTGAGAAAAAGCAAAATGCACTGGGTATTCAAGTTGCTGTTAATCCCATCAAATAA
- the rsxG gene encoding electron transport complex subunit RsxG, whose amino-acid sequence MSQPNPIPSKTLWQQMAKSAVSLSLFTLVGVGLLLGIRFITAEPIAIAQKQTILDTFNQVMPPENYNNDPLLDTKQIIAPEFLGTSEPVTLYRVRKDGQPTGVILQTIAPDGYSGDIHILMGVLADGRIAGVRVLEHKETPGLGDKIEIKKSQWIRTFDGRNLRDENAPRWRVRKDGGDFDQFTGATITPRAVVKAVRNTLDYLNQHRDALYD is encoded by the coding sequence ATGAGCCAACCTAATCCAATCCCCTCAAAAACCCTTTGGCAACAAATGGCCAAATCTGCTGTGTCTTTAAGCCTATTTACCTTGGTCGGTGTTGGCTTGCTCCTTGGCATCCGCTTTATCACCGCAGAACCCATTGCCATCGCGCAAAAACAAACCATCTTAGACACCTTTAATCAGGTGATGCCACCCGAAAACTATAACAACGACCCCTTACTCGATACCAAACAAATCATTGCACCTGAATTTCTAGGAACTTCTGAGCCAGTCACCCTTTATCGAGTGCGTAAAGACGGACAACCCACGGGTGTCATTTTGCAAACCATAGCCCCCGATGGTTACAGTGGGGATATTCATATCCTCATGGGCGTTTTAGCGGATGGCCGCATTGCTGGTGTGCGTGTGTTAGAGCACAAAGAAACCCCCGGGTTAGGTGACAAAATAGAAATCAAAAAATCTCAATGGATTCGCACTTTTGATGGCCGCAATTTGCGTGATGAAAATGCCCCGCGCTGGCGTGTCCGTAAAGATGGTGGTGATTTTGACCAGTTCACTGGGGCTACCATTACCCCAAGAGCGGTTGTCAAAGCCGTGCGTAATACCCTTGATTATCTCAACCAACACAGAGATGCCCTCTATGACTGA